The genomic segment GGCTCTCGCATAATTATACACATACGAAGTGCTTTatatcatatttcttttttttcttgcagCCTAATGTTGCCGATCCGGGACCTAGCACTAGGGCCGCCAGAACAAGGGCCAGGTCTCAGCCTCAGCGTTGTGGCCGCCGCGGTGATCAAGATTGAAGCAACACTGGATCAGTTGCAAATGGCAAAACAACCCTATAACCTTGATGGTGTTTGGTGGTTTTTGATATGGTATTTTTGTTAAACAATGATGGTGTATTTTGGTGGCAAGGATGaacttatatattttggtagCATAGCAGTGATGAACTGATGCTTAAAACTGACAGTTATTAACGAATTTGAATGTGATGCTAATGTTCATGAGtaattttcatctttgttGGTACTGATTGAGGGTTTGGGAGTGTTGCTTCAAATTTGAATGGTTAACCTCAGTCGTGATTTCTGAAAAACATGCAAACTTCATCCGTGATTTTTGATACTGTGTGTCCTCATATGTGATTGTTATCCTATTACCTGCTCTGTTCAGTGATTACAAATGTTTTTGTGCAGTTCAGTGTAATTATACAGTAAATGTTTTTGTGCAGTTCAGTGTATTATATTTGGTGTTCATCATATgcaaaattttacaaatcaacaggataaaataattagataacAGAAGACAGTAGCTTTGTTACAAAAGTAGGTTAACAAAAGTAGAAGGATAATTAGATACCATACATTTGTTACAAAAGTAGAAGATAATTACATACCATAAATTTGTTACAAAAGTAGAAATATTACAATGCATAACAACACGATTGTGAATTTAAACCTTCGGGATGTTTTCATTGTATTAGCGATTTTCAGTGTCAATGCTCCACACTCGTCAGTTTTCATTGCCAATTGTAACTTCAACGCTTCGCACTCCTCACTTTTTTTGTGCAATTTCTCTTCAAGAACACCTTCAATTAACGATTTCGCTCTAAGCTGAGACTCGAATTGGTCTCGTTCAAGTTTCACTCTTTGAAAGTAACTGTCTTGGCTTGGGGACAAACCCGCATCAACCCATCGAAAAAACTTGCAGTCATCTTCCTGCACAACAGAAAACTTTGTGATTAAACTTTCTGCCAACAAAATTCCTTTGAAATATTGAATACAATACAAGATGTTAACCTTCCATATACGGCAGCGA from the Salvia hispanica cultivar TCC Black 2014 unplaced genomic scaffold, UniMelb_Shisp_WGS_1.0 HiC_scaffold_843, whole genome shotgun sequence genome contains:
- the LOC125200209 gene encoding uncharacterized protein LOC125200209, translated to MSSSSSQSYGSSFNWNWPRPEIVNCNHDLEAELVISRTAANPGRRYYRCRIWKEDDCKFFRWVDAGLSPSQDSYFQRVKLERDQFESQLRAKSLIEGVLEEKLHKKSEECEALKLQLAMKTDECGALTLKIANTMKTSRSFKHQFITAMLPKYISSSLPPKYTIIV